The region ACAGCCATTTTATTAATTTCTCTATGGGCATAGAATCCCCAACCAAAACCAATACTAGGAAAAGCGAAAAACGAAATAAGTGAGAATAGGAATAAGTGAGAATGCAAGAAATCGAAATTGAGAATAGGCTAGATCATATTAACTAGTGCATCGTCCACTAAGACAGGTACTACATTAGCCTTATTTAACTCTAAACAGTATCGAACATCTTGTTCAAGATTTAATCGATGTAATCTGTTTCTATGAGAAGTGTTTTCTAAAAACTTATACATATCCCCTTTCGCAGAATCATATAAAGATTGAGAAGCAATAGTAGAATCACATTCTGAATCAAATTTCCCACCTTCTAACAGCAAGCTAGATAATGCTCCAGCGAATAATGTGTCTTCCATGTTAAAACGACCTCTATAACCAGCACAGAAAATCACTACAGGTCTATTTTGTTCCACTAGCCATTCTGATAATGCATTCAAATTCAAGAATGAACCCATCGCAAT is a window of Flavobacteriales bacterium DNA encoding:
- a CDS encoding 2-phosphosulfolactate phosphatase; protein product: MAAEDKKNLEVCFTPKLFPLFVTTDCITVVVDVLRATSAICTAFDNGIEKVIPVASVDEAKEYLGRGYIVGAERGGEVVEGFEFGNSPYSYMNDSVKGQTLVISTTNGTRAIEAAKNSHQIAMGSFLNLNALSEWLVEQNRPVVIFCAGYRGRFNMEDTLFAGALSSLLLEGGKFDSECDSTIASQSLYDSAKGDMYKFLENTSHRNRLHRLNLEQDVRYCLELNKANVVPVLVDDALVNMI